The DNA segment GACGGGAAGGACATCCTTCCCACCGAGAAGTTCGGCTCCTCGATCAGCAAGACGCTGCCGCTGGGTGAGCACAAGGAGCCGCTCACCGTGCACCTGGTCGTGAAGGCCGGCGACAGCGACCAGTTCTCGAAGGACGACACGAAGACGGCGCCTGTCTGCGACACGCCGTCCACCCCGCCGCCGTCCGCCAAGCCGACCCCGACGGACGCTCCGAGCTCCGCGGCCCCCGCCCCGAGCAAGGCGCCGAGCTCCGCACCCAGCAGTCCCGCGGCCGCGGCCCCCGTGCCGTCGCCGAGCGCCACCGCGCCGTCCGACCTGGCCGAGACCGGTTCCTCCAGCTCCACGCCGCTCATCGCGGGCGCGGCTGCCGTGGTCATCCTCGCCGGTGGCGGCATCATGTTCGCCGCGCGCAAGCGTCGCAGCAGCGAGAACTGATCCACCACGACCACACCGGCCGGCGCCTCGGTGCGAGGCGCCGGCCGGTGTGTGTGCGGGCCTCCGGCCCGGAGACAGCCTCTCCCCGTACCTCAAAGCCCTTCATTTTCCTGGGCGTTGAAGCCAGTCCGGGTGCCGGAGCCGAGGAGGGACCCAGTGCCGCCCTCACACCTTCCGGTAGTCGTACGCCTCCACGGCCGCGGCCTCCACCGCGTCCAGATCACCGCCTGCCGAAGCGGTGACCATGGCCGCCACCGACCCTTCCAGGAACGGGGCGTCCACCAGTCTCGTGTTGTCCGGGAGCTCGTCACCCTCGGCCAGCAGGGCCTTCACGGTCAGCACCGCGCTGCCGAGGTCGACGAGGACCGCCACACCCGCACCCCGGTCGACCGCCGCGGCTGCCGACGAGATCAGCTCCGAACTGGTACCGAGGCCCCCGTCAGGAGTCCCGCCCGCGGCCGCGACCGGCGCGGTCGTCGCCCCGCCCGCCAGCCCGGTCGCCAGCTCGGCCACGGCCGCCGCGACCGGCGCGCTGTGGGACACCAGGACGATCCCCACCAGCGCGCTCACGCGGCCGCCTCTGCCAGGGCGCCGAACAGCAGCGCCGACGACGTCGCCCCCGGATCCTGGTGGCCGACGCTGCGCTCACCGAGATAGCTCGCCCGGCCCTTGCGCGCCAGCAGCGGTACGGTCGCGAGCGCACCGGCATCCGCGGCCTCGGCCGCGGCCGCGAAGGATTCCCCGAGCGCGGCGGCGGCGGGCAGCAGCGCGTCCAGCATCGTCTTGTCGCCCGCGGCGGCGCCGCCGAGCCGGCCCACCGCCTCGGTCCCGGCCTTCAGCGCGGCCGACAACTGTTCCCGGTCGACGGAGGGGGAGTCGCCGAGCGCCTTCCCGGTGCGGCGCAGGAGCGTCCCGTACAGCGGTCCGGAAGCCCCGCCCACCGTGGAGATGAGCTGCCGTCCGGCCAGTGTGAGGACGGCGCCCGGAGTCTGCGGAGCCTCCTTCTCCAGCACGTCCCGCACGGCGGCGAACCCGCGCCGCAGATTGCTGCCGTGGTCGGCGTCGCCGATGGCCGAGTCGAGTTCGGTCAGCCGGTCCGCCTCCCTGTCGACGGCCGCGGCCGTCCCGGCCATCCAGCGACGGAAGAATTCGGCGTCGAGCACAGGTCCTCCTTGGTGAGTCGGTGCACGGGACGGTCAGCAGCCCCAGCGCAGCGCGGCGGTCTTCACCGGCGCGTCCCACAACCGCAGCAACTCCTCGTCCACCTGGCAGAGCGTCACGGAGCAGCCTGCCATGTCGAGCGAGGTCACATAGTTCCCCACGAGCGTACGGGCGACGGTCACGCCACGCTCGGCCAGTACGCGCTGCACCTCGGCATTGAAGCCGTACAGCTCCAGCAGGGGAGTCGCCCCGGCGCCGTTCACCAGCACGAGTACCGGACGGTCCGGCCGCAGATCCTCCAGGACGGCGTTCACCGCATAGTCCGCGATCTCCCGCGAGGTCATCATCGCGCGCCGTTCGCGCCCCGGCTCGCCATGGATTCCGACGCCCAACTCCAGCTGGCCGGCCGGGAGATCGAAGGTCGGACCGCCCTTGGCGGGCGTGCTGCAGGCGCTCAGGGCGACCCCGAAGGACCGGGCACTCGCACATACCTGGCGGGCGACGGCCTCCACCCGCTCCAGCGGCGCGCCTTCGTCGGCCGCGGCTCCCGCCAGCTTCTCCACGAAGAGAGTGGCCCCCGTACCGCGCCGCCCGGCGGTGAACGTGCTGTCGCTCACCGCCACGTCATCGTTGACCAGTACCTTGGCGACCCTCACGCCTTCGTCCTCCGCGAGCTCGGCCGCCATGTCGAAGTTGAGGACGTCGCCCGTGTAGTTCTTCACGACGAACAGCACGCCTTCACCGCTGTCCACGGCCGCCGCGGCCCGCACCATCTGATCGGGCACCGGTGACGTGAACACCTCGCCGGGGCAGGCGGCGGAGAGCATCCCGCGCCCGACGAACCCGCCGTGCAGCGGCTCGTGCCCCGAGCCGCCGCCCGAGACCAGGGCGACCTTTCCGGCCACGGGCGCGTCGCTCCGTACGATCACGCGGTTCTCGACATCGACGGAGAGCTCCGGATGGGCGGCTGCCATGCCTCGCAGGGCGTCCGCCACCACGGTTTCCGGGACATTGATGAGCATGTGCATGTGTACCTCCTGGTGAGGCCGGCGCTTCGGGTGCTGACCTGCGTTTCAGCGGGGTGAACCGCGTCGGACGGTAGTTGATCCTGGCGGTTCCAGGCGCTGGTTGGCGGGTCCGGCGGTGCGGATGCCGACCAAATGCCACTTTCCGGATGGGGTGTCAGTCCCGACGGCGGTCGGCCCTCCGGGGGCCGTGCAGCTGGGGACTCAGTATCGAACGGTCGTCTCCGAAGGTCACGCCTCACAGACATGTGTCAGGCGTGAGTCGCACGAAGAGCGGCCCTCCGGAGAGGGACGCGGAGCATGACTCCCGTGCGACACCGGAGCCGCGCGCTCCTCACCTCGCTCCGGCCGGGCTGCGGGGTCGGGGCGGCCACACCATACTGGCGAAATGGGCCAAAAGTACCTACTCCGCAGGCAGGAGCCGTCCCACGGTCCGATCGTGTGTCCGACGTAGCGCGGCGACGTTCCCGAAGCACGCATACGGCCCCATACGGCAGCCCAGGAGGCGAACGATGGACCAACGCGAGCCGAAGCACAGCGGAGCCACCGCGGGAGCCGGCGGAGCGGGGAAGGCGCCCGAGAAGCCGTCGGACCTGCCGGCCGGGTCCTCCCGCGGGATCTTGAAGCGCACGCTCAAGGAGTACAAGGCCGACAACCTGGCCGACCTGGCGGCGGCGCTCACGTACTACGCGATCCTGGCGATCTTTCCCGCGCTGCTCGCCCTGGTTTCGATCGTGGGGCTCCTGAGCAAGCCGACTGCCAAGTCGCTGACCGACAACATCACCAGTGTGGCGCCGGGCGCCGTCCGCTCCATCCTGACCGACATCGTCACGCAGGTGCAGGCCGGCGGCAACAAGGCGCTGATCCCCCTGATCATCGGGGTCGTGGTCGCACTGTGGTCGGCGTCGGGATACGTGGCCGCCTTCATGCGGGCCGGTAACACCGTCTACGACATCGGTGAGGGGCGCCCCGCGTGGAAGGCGCTGCCCGTCCGGTTCGCGATCACGGTCTTCATTGTCGTGGTGCTGGCAGCGATCTCGGTGGGCATCGTGTTCACCGGCAGCCTGGCCCGCAGGACGGGGAGCGTTCTGGGCCTGGGCGATACGGCGGTGACCGTATGGAACTATGCCAAATGGCCCGTCATGGTCATCCTGTTCGCCCTGGTCGTCGCGGTGCTGCACTGGGCCGCACCGAACGTCAGACACGGCTTCGCATGGATCACCCGCGGCAGCCTGCTGAGCGTCGTCATCTGGATCGTCGCCTCCGCTCTTTTCGCCCTCTACGTCGCGAACTTCAGCAGCTACAACAAGACGTACGGTGCCTTCGCCGGGATCATCATCTTCCTCATCTGGCTCTGGATCTCCAATATCGCCCTGCTTCTGGGGCTGGAGTACAGCGCCGAATCCGAGCGGGCCCGGGCTTACGAAGGAGGGCACCCCGCCGGTAAGGAGCCGTACGTCGAGCCACGCGACACCCGCAAACTCCGACCGCCGGGGGCCCCTCCGTCCTGAGGGACCCCCGAGTACGTCCTGAGGGCCCCGGGCCAATGGCGCCCTCACACCGGGTGCGGAGCTCACCCGGGCACGGAAGCCCCGGGCACCGCACTCGCCGGTTCCATGACAGCAGTTGCGAAAGACTCCCGGCCCTCGGACCGTCGAGAGGGCGTAACGCTCCATCCCGCCGACGGAACCACACCCTGGAAAGGCGCATCATGGCCGACAAGCCGCTCAATGGTCACCGTGTTCTTGCACTCGTCACCAATTACGGTGTCGAGCAGGACGAACTGCTCGTTCCCTTCAGACGGCTGCGTGAGGACGGCGCGGATGTCACTGTCGCGGCTGCCACGGCGGAGCCCGTCCAGACCCTGGTGGGCGACAAGGACGCCGGTGAGACCGTACAGCCCGATGCCACCTTCGAGACGGTGGATCCTCTCGCCCACCAGCTGCTGCTGATTCCCGGCGGCACCATCAACGCCGACAACCTCCGGCTGAATGACAAGGCCATCGGTATGGTCAGGGCATTCGCCGCTTCCGGCCGCCCCATCGCGGCGATCTGCCATGGCCCCTGGGCTCTGGTGGAGGCGGGAGTCCTGCGGGACAAGACGCTCACTTCCTACCCCTCCCTGCGGACCGACATCCGCAACGCGGGAGCAAAGTCCTGGGTGGACGAACCAGTGGTGAGCGACCCCGAAGGCGGCTATACGCTGGTGACCTCCCGGACACCGAAGGACCTCGACGACTTCCTCGGCGCGATTCACCACGCCCTCGTCGGTCCTTGAACTCGCGGCTCCACGCGGACGCCGAGGTTGCGGCGGGAGGCCGGTCACGGCCCGAGCCACGCTCGCGCTTCGGTCCGGGCAGGACCGTGACATCCGCTCGGCCGGGCAGCTCCTTCCCAGCAGCCAGGCGCGGGTACTCGGCCACCGGACGGCACCCGGGTCGCCGTCGTGGCCACTCCGGGCGACTCTGAGAGGGAGCAGCGGGCTGTCCCGAGGGGTGGAGCCCCGGCCGGGAGAGCACGCAGGGCACTTATGCGGAGGTGGACGAGATGGGCCTGCGGACCTGGGTCACCGAGTGGCCCGTCTACCGGCAGCTCACCGGGAACGACCCGCTCGGACGCGGGCACGCTGCCCGCTCCGCGCAGACGGAGGAGATCCGGCCGCGCACCGACGGCGCCGACCGTGTCGTGCGGTCGGTGTGCCCGTACTGTGCCGTCGGCTGCGGTCAGCAGGTCTACGTCAAAGACGACACGGTCGTGCAGATCGAGGGCGATCCGGACTCTCCGGTCAGTCGAGGCAGGCTGTGCCCCAAGGGGTCCGCCACCCTCCAGCTCACTACCGGCGAGGCGCGGCTTCACCAGGTCCTCCACCGCCGGCCCCACAGCAGCGACTGGGAGCCGCTCGACCTGGAGACCGCCATGGACATGGTGGCCGAGCGGGTGGTCCGTACCCGTGCCGAGGGATGGGAGTGGGAGCGCGACGGTGTGCGCACGTCCCGCACCATGGGCCTGGCGAGTCTCGGAGGAGCGACCCTCGACAACGAGGAGAACTACCTCATCAAGAAACTGATGACCGGCCTGGGGGTCGTTCAGGTCGAGAACCAGGCCCGCGTGTGCCACAGCTCGACCGTCGCCGGCCTCGGTACCTCTTTCGGACGTGGCGGCGCGACGACCTTCATGCAGGACCTTCAGCACTCCGACTGCATCGTGATCCAGGGTTCCAACTACGCGGAAGCCCACCCGGTCGGCTTCCAGTGGGTCATGGAGGCCAAGGCGCGCGGGGCGAAGATCATTCACGTCGATCCCCGCTTCACCCGTACGAGCGCCCTCGCCGATCTGCACGTCCCGATCCGGGCGGGCAGCGACATCGTCTTCCTCGGGGCGCTCATCAACCACGTCCTGACCGAGGGCAAGGACTTCCGCGAGTACGTCCTGCGCTACACCAATGCGGCTTCGCTCGTGAGTGAGGACTTCCGCGACACCGAGGACCTGGGAGGCGTCTTCTCCGGCTTCGACCCCGAGACCGGCACCTACGACCCGGCGAGCTGGCAGTACGACGGCGCCGAAGTACAGAACCCGGCGGGAGACCCCGACCAACGCTACGAGGAACGTGTCCGCCAGGCCGGCGGCCCGGAGGCCCACGGATCGGGCGGCGCACAGACCGCCGCCCGCCCGCGGCGCGACGACACTCTCCAGCACCCGCGCTGCGTGTACCAGGTCCTCAAACGGCACTACGCGCGCTACACGCCCGAGATCGTCGAGGAGACCTGCGGCGTCCCCCGGGCGGCCTTCCGCGAGGTGTGCGACGCGCTCACGGCCAACTCCGGGCGCGAACGCACCAGCGCCTTCTGCTACGCCGTCGGCTGGACCCAGCACACCGTCGGCTCCCAGTACATCCGGGCTGCCTGCGTGCTCCAACTGCTGCTCGGCAACATCGGCCGCCCCGGCGGCGGTATCCAGGCCCTGCGCGGACACGCCTCCATCCAGGGCTCCAGTGACATCCCCACCCTCTTCAACCTGCTGCCCGGTTACCTGCCCATGCCGCATGCCCACGCCCACGAGAACCTCGACGCGTTCATCACCGCCAGCCGCACCGACAAGGGCTTCTGGGGCAACATGCGCGCCTACTTCGTGAGCCTCCTCAAGGCGTACTACGGCGATGCCGCCACCGCCGAGAACGACTTCTGCTTCGACCACCTGCCTCGTCTCACCGGCTCGCACAGCACGTACGAGACCGTCATGGCCCAGCTCGACGGCGAGTGCAAGGGGTACTTCCTGATGGGGGAGAACCCGGCCGTGGGCTCCGCCAACACCCGCCTTCAGCGCATGGGGATGGCACAGCTCGACTGGCTCGTGGTCCGTGACTTCTCCCTGATCGAGTCCGCGACGTGGTGGAAGGACGGCCCCGAGATCGCCACGGGCGAGATGCGCACCGAGGACATCGGCACCGAGGTCTTCTTCTTCCCCGCCGCCGCGCACACCGAGAAATCCGGCTCCTTCACCAACACCAACAGGTGGATCCAGTGGCACCGGGCCGCCGTCGAGCCCGAGGGCGAGGCCCGCAGCGACCTGTGGTTCATGTACCACCTCGGACGCCGCATCAAGGAACTCCTCAAGGACTCCACCGACCCACGGGACCGGCCC comes from the Streptomyces sp. NBC_01471 genome and includes:
- the dhaK gene encoding dihydroxyacetone kinase subunit DhaK: MHMLINVPETVVADALRGMAAAHPELSVDVENRVIVRSDAPVAGKVALVSGGGSGHEPLHGGFVGRGMLSAACPGEVFTSPVPDQMVRAAAAVDSGEGVLFVVKNYTGDVLNFDMAAELAEDEGVRVAKVLVNDDVAVSDSTFTAGRRGTGATLFVEKLAGAAADEGAPLERVEAVARQVCASARSFGVALSACSTPAKGGPTFDLPAGQLELGVGIHGEPGRERRAMMTSREIADYAVNAVLEDLRPDRPVLVLVNGAGATPLLELYGFNAEVQRVLAERGVTVARTLVGNYVTSLDMAGCSVTLCQVDEELLRLWDAPVKTAALRWGC
- the fdh gene encoding formate dehydrogenase, yielding MGLRTWVTEWPVYRQLTGNDPLGRGHAARSAQTEEIRPRTDGADRVVRSVCPYCAVGCGQQVYVKDDTVVQIEGDPDSPVSRGRLCPKGSATLQLTTGEARLHQVLHRRPHSSDWEPLDLETAMDMVAERVVRTRAEGWEWERDGVRTSRTMGLASLGGATLDNEENYLIKKLMTGLGVVQVENQARVCHSSTVAGLGTSFGRGGATTFMQDLQHSDCIVIQGSNYAEAHPVGFQWVMEAKARGAKIIHVDPRFTRTSALADLHVPIRAGSDIVFLGALINHVLTEGKDFREYVLRYTNAASLVSEDFRDTEDLGGVFSGFDPETGTYDPASWQYDGAEVQNPAGDPDQRYEERVRQAGGPEAHGSGGAQTAARPRRDDTLQHPRCVYQVLKRHYARYTPEIVEETCGVPRAAFREVCDALTANSGRERTSAFCYAVGWTQHTVGSQYIRAACVLQLLLGNIGRPGGGIQALRGHASIQGSSDIPTLFNLLPGYLPMPHAHAHENLDAFITASRTDKGFWGNMRAYFVSLLKAYYGDAATAENDFCFDHLPRLTGSHSTYETVMAQLDGECKGYFLMGENPAVGSANTRLQRMGMAQLDWLVVRDFSLIESATWWKDGPEIATGEMRTEDIGTEVFFFPAAAHTEKSGSFTNTNRWIQWHRAAVEPEGEARSDLWFMYHLGRRIKELLKDSTDPRDRPVQDLAWEYPVEGPLREPVAAAVLAEINGHGPDGAPLSAYTQLRDDGSTKCGCWIYCGVYADGVNQADRRKPHTEQSWTAREWAWAWPANRRILYNRASADPEGRPWSARKAYVWWDAGSGRWTGHDVPDFIPDLDPAHVPPEDATGPEALRGDDPFIMQADGKGWLYVPAGLEDGPLPAHYEPQDSPFPNLLYPDVDRSPVRKTLPREGNRYHPSGNEPGAEVYPYIVTTHRLTEHFTAGGMSRWSPYLSELQPEFFCELSPQLAAERGLEHGGWATVITARNAVEARVLVTERLRPLTVHGRTVHQIGMPFHWGPNGIVTGDAANELMAISMDPNAHIQEDKALTADIRPGRRPRGPALPALVAEYRSRAGITEHTGVEEST
- a CDS encoding YihY/virulence factor BrkB family protein, with the translated sequence MDQREPKHSGATAGAGGAGKAPEKPSDLPAGSSRGILKRTLKEYKADNLADLAAALTYYAILAIFPALLALVSIVGLLSKPTAKSLTDNITSVAPGAVRSILTDIVTQVQAGGNKALIPLIIGVVVALWSASGYVAAFMRAGNTVYDIGEGRPAWKALPVRFAITVFIVVVLAAISVGIVFTGSLARRTGSVLGLGDTAVTVWNYAKWPVMVILFALVVAVLHWAAPNVRHGFAWITRGSLLSVVIWIVASALFALYVANFSSYNKTYGAFAGIIIFLIWLWISNIALLLGLEYSAESERARAYEGGHPAGKEPYVEPRDTRKLRPPGAPPS
- the dhaL gene encoding dihydroxyacetone kinase subunit DhaL, with translation MLDAEFFRRWMAGTAAAVDREADRLTELDSAIGDADHGSNLRRGFAAVRDVLEKEAPQTPGAVLTLAGRQLISTVGGASGPLYGTLLRRTGKALGDSPSVDREQLSAALKAGTEAVGRLGGAAAGDKTMLDALLPAAAALGESFAAAAEAADAGALATVPLLARKGRASYLGERSVGHQDPGATSSALLFGALAEAAA
- a CDS encoding DJ-1/PfpI/YhbO family deglycase/protease; this encodes MADKPLNGHRVLALVTNYGVEQDELLVPFRRLREDGADVTVAAATAEPVQTLVGDKDAGETVQPDATFETVDPLAHQLLLIPGGTINADNLRLNDKAIGMVRAFAASGRPIAAICHGPWALVEAGVLRDKTLTSYPSLRTDIRNAGAKSWVDEPVVSDPEGGYTLVTSRTPKDLDDFLGAIHHALVGP
- a CDS encoding PTS-dependent dihydroxyacetone kinase phosphotransferase subunit DhaM; the protein is MSALVGIVLVSHSAPVAAAVAELATGLAGGATTAPVAAAGGTPDGGLGTSSELISSAAAAVDRGAGVAVLVDLGSAVLTVKALLAEGDELPDNTRLVDAPFLEGSVAAMVTASAGGDLDAVEAAAVEAYDYRKV
- a CDS encoding LAETG motif-containing sortase-dependent surface protein; the encoded protein is MTVSNGSWRLRGAFIAAAASVVGVGLCAVPAQAHTPTWGVTCSQVTLDLTAYNPGVTNTVTVSVDGKDILPTEKFGSSISKTLPLGEHKEPLTVHLVVKAGDSDQFSKDDTKTAPVCDTPSTPPPSAKPTPTDAPSSAAPAPSKAPSSAPSSPAAAAPVPSPSATAPSDLAETGSSSSTPLIAGAAAVVILAGGGIMFAARKRRSSEN